GTTAGGGCCCAGTCTCATGTTTCATCAGTAATCAGTGGAAAAGTGATTATCAATCCCAAAAAAATTGGTTGGTTTCATTTCTTCTACTCCATGCAAGTGAACTCTTATTTACAACAAACCATTATAAGCACACAAAATTCAGAAGCTTAGAAAAGCATACCCCGCCAAATTCCATACACAAAAATACAAACTTTCACTGACCCAGATACCAAAAACTCCCAAATTCCACAAATCCAAAACAAGCCCagaaaaaatcaatcaacaaataacaaaaaccaaaagccaaaagcCAAAAAGCGTACCTCGGCGGCCACGAGCGAGAAGTTGCCGGCATTGACACCAGTCTTGGCGCCGCCTTTGCGCCAATTGATGAGGCGAAGAGCGTCCTCGGAGTCTCTGGCCATGCCGAGAGCGTCAATGAGGCAGGTGGCGAGCACAGACTCCTTAAGGCCATAGCTGCCGCGCTCGCGGTCGAGGCTGGGAAGAATTAGGCGAATCGAATCGAAATAATCAGCAGGTTTACAGAAAGTGTCGAGAAATTTGCGGAATTTGGAGCGCTTTAGGGTTGAGGTTTTGCTTCTTTGCATCCAGTTGAAGAGGCTGCATAGGACGCTGAACTTGGTCTCCTCACTCATTTTGAAGCTTGTTTGGTACTCTTCTGTTATGAGTTTGAACTTTGGGTCTTATATAACAAGTTGACAACAAAAGAACCGCTATGTATGTGTCTGTATTTGTACGCGCGCGCGTGTATAGGAATGGCAACGACGGGTTCAAggtaggcctcatcatttggctcGCGGGCTCATAGGCTGATGGGGGTCTGCCCGGCCCATCGAAAAAAAGTCCGGCCAGCCCattatgggctttgagatggtCTGGCCCACCTTGGGCCGGGCTAGACTTGGACTTAAGTGTCTGAAGTTCGGCCcgattaagcccaagaaagctCGGCTAAGCCCGCCTACGAAAGCCCGGCCCATTAGGTccgcatatatatatataattatgtataaataagagtttaggtttatgattatatcacttaaatcacatatataatttgtttcatttcatttacttttctttactcattcctaatttataattggattattagcacattaatttgtgtcaattattaattcaacaattatatatatatatatatataatcatatcacgaaacataatcgtaccaccaaatataatcatacttttcttgaacacatcaccaaatatttgcatatttattcataccatcctttaaatttttttttatttttatacttagtattttttaaaatgatttcttaaaacgtattacgatctaattatgtaataacctcaaaaatagtACTTggtttgattatttttgtgaaaaatcttataggttgtgtgactttattgggtgttttatgaatttagtttgaagtgaaaatattggaattaagtgagtttaatctcaaatttggactaaaatgcctttatgattaagttaatgatttttttttttaatgaagtagggCCCATTTAAGCCCTGCCCGGCCCGATGAGCTTTCTCAAACCCGACTCATGGGTCGAGcttgggttttgaattttctaaaaaaaaggGGCCTGGCCCGGcccgatattttctctctcctctttaaagtCCTGCCCAGCccagcccaagcccattaaatttgggCCGAACTAGCCCGGCTCGGCCCATTGACGAGCCCTAGTTCAGGGTTGGGTATGGCAATACCGTACCAGCCCCTATccagtctaaaaaaatttcagggAACCCCCATCCCCTAATTAAATTtgtcaaaattaaatatatattatattatatcatACAGTCctaatctcttggactacaaggGTCCAAAagatttgtggtcacccaccgttggatgtaaattcaacgattcactcactcttgcactccttttaaaaaacttttttgaaccatttgattaatatccaacggtgggtgaccacaatctcttggactcctgtggtccaagagatcaagaCTGTTATATCATAATCATACATGGTTATATTATGTTatacattaattaaaaataaatatattacatATTGGGCTGTGTTTAGGAAGTAGCCCAGGGATCCTCATACCCGCTCCTAATTTTCCCCCAAAATCTCCCTCCATTAAGGTCGAGAATCCAGCCTGATGAGAATTTTTGCCATCCTTACATTTAGACTTGGCAAATTGGTCAAGTTTGTTGTGTTCGTGTCGTAGGCTTGTTGTGTTCGTTCGTGTCATATGCTTGTTGTGTTCATTCGTGTTGTATGCTTGTTGTGTGTATGCTTATTTATGTGATTTATCTGTTGTTACTGTTATCATTTaccccttcttcttttttggccAGCTTACGCTTGTTAATTATGATCGTtaattggatggttttgtactatttttcttattgtcaatgtccaagaaaataataatgagcaattttgTTGAACTCACTAATTTTCTACAATAGACATTTGCATTTGGGAAAGAGTTTTGGCGAATTTGATTTGGATAAACCAGggattcaaatttggttgcAGTTATGTCTGTTAAGATGCTAGACTGCCTATGTACTCTTGACGGAATCAAACCGACGTAGTTCCATATGGTTGGGATTATatggtttatatatatatatataaaagcagTTCCATCGGTGCGTCCAGGCCCGACAAAGGGGGCCAAGCCCAAAACGGGCTTCCAGAGGGCTTTTTTTGCCCCGGTAGGCTGTAGGTCCCACAGGACTGGACTGGCCCGAAGGTTGAACGAGCTCGAGCCCGAGGTGGATATGACGTCATCGCTGATGCCAACCTGGCATGCTCCAAATCCttatacattttcttctctttctattattattcactttatactcaacattttattcactttcaaattttatttatatttatcatcttatggcttcttctatagAAACCAAAGAGGCatggagcaccatggaagatgttttgttgtgtgagtgttgggtccaaattagtcattgtcccgtcacgggcaatgagatgaaattctctcatatgtggagaaaaattCATGCTGGATTTTGTGAAAGATCGGGTTCAACCCGTACGAAAATGGCATTgtctagtaggtggaaaattctcaataaagagttggggaaatgACATTGTCTAGTAGGCGGCCTTGGCTTTGTTGATAAAGCAAAGCCATTGCTATGGCAacttgttcatcttcttcttgctgCACCCTTTTTCCTtcagctcgtctacgcattctttctttaatttctcgcttttgcctctccaagcatctttTCATGTCTGATATTGAGAATGGAGtatgaaatctaaaatctgataaatgaaaatatagagaaGATCTTGTGTGAGATGTATGAGATGAGCCTCTGATTTTATAGAGAGATTTGGGCAGATAAAGATGACACATGGTGCGGTTTTAGATGGTAAAAATattatctgaaatttaaaatttatctcaaatttaaatccgaaaatcttatccgaaaaatTCATTCAGAgttatgagatatgaattttataataaatattgacatcTAGGAacccgaaaatattatccaaattaattgtttagtttaaaaaaaaagggggggggGGAATAAATAGTATTTTCCCTTTGCCATGTCAACGGGTGAAAACACACCTTACTTTTTGCAAGGattgccactattcacatgaatagtaacagCCCTTGTCTTGTCCTTTGTCATGACAAATGAGTGGAAGTGCCTAAAAGTTTGTTATTCGTCCTTTATCAAATGTATTGCAAGTTGTCCAATTACATAAACAAAAGTTTGATAAGTTAAAAAAGAAGAGTATAATTTGGTCTAGTAGTTTACATTTCATTGAAGAAAGTTATATGTTCCAATCTCAAGACAACacttgtttataaatttttttttaaaaaagtagtCTTTACCACGAATAGATTAAAATTAataggctttttatcacaaatgatCCCTGAGGTTTATGAAATTATCATCCTTCATCCCTAACTTTTTTGGTGACACTAATGGTCCTTAAAGTTACCCTCCACACATAAAAATGGTCCATGTCGTTAGcttttgtcaaattttttgttaaattaatgACGTGGCACGTGTCGAGCTCacacataatataatatatttttaatatttttaaaacataaaatccattaaaaaaattaattaaaagctaaattttttataaattttttaaaatatctttCATGCTCTGTTCAAATCgaatgtgagagagagagagggtctGCAAAAGGGGAAGGGAAAGAGAACACatgaaggagagagagatatttaaaaatatataaaaatatttaagttgcttttaattcattttttaaatgaattttaagttttagaaatatattatattatatttaaagccACGTGGCTTTATACCATTGGatgtgtgggctccacacatgTGTCACGCCAgcaatttaacagaaaatttgaCTGAAgctaacggcagggaccattttgATGTGTGGAGACTAATCTTAAGGACCattagtgtcacaaaaaaaGGTTAGGGACGAAATGTGATAATTTCGCAAACCTCATGAatcatttgtgataaaaagccaaaTTAATATGTACACATTTCTTCATATATCAAAGCCCATATTACATAATGTAAATAGACTTGATTATGCTTATGCCCACAAACAATGCGTCTCACTTTACATCCCAAAACTTATTTTGCCTCGTTTATCATCCTAAAACCTCACTTTCATGTCTGACTTTGCCCAATTCCGACAACTCTGACAAGAAAATCGTTAGCCATGGCTATCTGACGATGAAGTTGGGGATATTGACCTTGGCCTTTCAAGGTATGTTCAAGAGGTGGTGCAGCTTCTCCCAACATGATGACTGCTTGGCTGTTGGGTGGGCTTGTTGAAGAAATACATTCTGTGCCGgtttcaatttatttccttttagtTTTGTCCCTACAGCTGCTCACAAATTTAACTCATTTTCCCCATGCCATCTCTAACAGTGATCTGGAATGAAGGAGGAACCAGATTGGTTCACCTCCACTATGCAGGACCATATGGCTCCTtgccataaataaaataaaagagaactTTAGACGACTACTAAATGCAAAAAGCCTAGAGAATTTTAGACGACTACTAAAATGCAAAGCCTTGAGCTCATAACATATAAGCACCATCTAACTTCTATATCACGGTTTAATCAGTTTAAATTTCATGTATGGCATAATACACAACTGGCTATTTCTGATTTGAATAACAGTTTAAATTTCATCAGAGAATACAAACTAAAGAGTTTTCTTTTTAcgtaaaagaaaattacaactgaggaagagaagaagccATTAGCCAGCCTCACCTTCTACACTTCATAGAACCATTAGCCAAGAACAGTGGTCATCAAAATGTTGAGCCGTTAAACCCAAAGAAGGGCCGCTGGAACAGAAAAGGATGATTATATAAACTAGTTAGTAGTTGATGAACATATTATTGCTACAAACAGCATTTcaacattaaataaatattcattttaattgaattattgGTTTAAATATACCACCCATATCTAACTAAAAACATCATGCTCAAACGATAATCTCTCAAATGACAGAGGCTTGCTTACAAGAATTAAGTTACGGGCTAATAAAGGCATCAATTTATGTGAAAAGTGATTTAACTAACTTTAACTACTTTAGCTATGACCAATTTGCAAATCAACGAGAGGTGAAGATACAATAGGTTCAGTGGATACTTGCTACAGGAGTTCACTACGACAAAAGACTAGAATAGAATGAGTTATTTGGTAGAAGCTTCTTAGAGTCGGTCCGTCTTGCAGCCTGGTGGCTTTGTGACAAACCAAGCTTCTTAGAGAAATGTTGTGAATGGACTTTGAGAGAAATGGCATCTCCCCACCCCATTAGTGCACAGCGGGGTTAGCTCCAAGTGAGGAGCCACACTTCAGCCCGAAGTGGCCGTGACCCTTCTAAACTCTAGCATTTCatgtaaattttatattaaactTCTATAattgtttgaaaaatatagaaaaatctATATTATTGACTTCCCAAGCAATAGATCTGTAGACTGTATTGTTCTGTTCCTTCCCAAGAAATGGAAGCTAATTCTTCCACTAGTTAGGACAATAATCAAATTGTTCTCGTGGGTTTGGAGATAAAGTGCTCTACCACTAGAACTAGAAGTACCACAGAAAAGGGTAAATATTTGGAAGGCCAGATAAAAGTAATTTATGCTTTATGCAATATGAAGAGTAATATTCTACATTTCTAGTATACGACAAGTAGATTGAAGCTGCAAAATTTAGGCAATCTAATGTAACAAACAAGTAATTGGGCTCACCTCAACGTCATAAAATTTGATATAGAAGCGGGAGCTATCGATGGAAAGCTTGGTTTCCAGAATTTCTGCAATAGTTGAACTCAGTTTTCCATTAACACTCGGTCCAATGCCCCCAATGGAGATTAATTCTCCGTAGGCTGCCGGTTCTTCCGTGCCCGCAAATGCCATAGGCACTGACCCGTTCAGCAAAATCATCACATACTGAAGAATATGAAACCGAAAAACAAAGTGAATATGTAATTTATAATGCAAGCCACTAATACCATATTGATAAAGTTTACTATTTCATTGAGTATTTTCATCGAACAGTTTATGTTCATACCAAATAcatcaacaaaaagaacacaAGAGAAGGGAAAAAGGAGACTTAACAGACTCGGGTTTGCCAATGATTTTAGAAACGGCTTTGGTGGCGTCCTTGAGAATGTCAGAGGCCAACACTGCATCCACTGGCAGATTTGTGAACAAATTCAACGTCggcatttcttttttcttttgaatttgagaGCAAATGATTTGAACAAGGCCTTTCTCCTTTCCTAGAATGCCAGGATGAGTGGTttcaaaaagagaaggttCTAGATAACGCCCGTTTATATCGTCTTATTATATGACAACTTGACAAGGAATGTTGTCTTCTCATTTCAAACTCCAAGTGCAGCTGAACTGGGACCTTTTCAAATAGGTCACATACTTCTTTCTAATCTAAATAAATAACGTGAACTTTGTTGGGCTCATTTCATCCCTCCTTACATTTACATGCAAATCAAACTTGACTCGTATACTGaaattattgaaaataataataatttatacaTATGTAT
The window above is part of the Prunus dulcis chromosome 1, ALMONDv2, whole genome shotgun sequence genome. Proteins encoded here:
- the LOC117632503 gene encoding macrophage migration inhibitory factor homolog; translated protein: MPTLNLFTNLPVDAVLASDILKDATKAVSKIIGKPESYVMILLNGSVPMAFAGTEEPAAYGELISIGGIGPSVNGKLSSTIAEILETKLSIDSSRFYIKFYDVERPFFGFNGSTF